One Bacillus solimangrovi genomic window carries:
- a CDS encoding ABC transporter permease, with the protein MGKYLEMIRIRFLMMLAYRTNYYSGILIYSINIGAYYFLWNAIYGGKESIEGLSVTQMVTYIAIAWMARAFYFNNIDREIAQEIKDGKVAVELIRPYHYLGMKTVQGLGEGIFRLTFFSIPGMIIVAFIFPLSFSTSVYAWLFFIVSIMFSFIINTQINLFTGMLTFFFFNNDGLIRAKRVVIDLFSGLLLPISFYPLWAQDVMKFFPFQAISYIPSMIFTEGFTGSAVTEAIMFQMIWSIVLLLPIWFVWTLAKKRLVIQGG; encoded by the coding sequence GTGGGTAAATATCTCGAAATGATTCGCATCCGATTTTTGATGATGCTTGCATATCGAACAAATTATTATAGTGGAATTCTTATATATAGCATTAATATTGGTGCTTATTATTTCCTTTGGAATGCGATTTATGGTGGGAAAGAGTCGATTGAAGGATTGTCAGTAACGCAAATGGTAACGTATATTGCGATTGCTTGGATGGCACGTGCTTTTTATTTTAATAATATTGATCGAGAAATTGCTCAAGAAATAAAAGATGGTAAAGTGGCTGTCGAATTGATACGTCCATATCATTACCTCGGCATGAAGACCGTTCAAGGATTAGGTGAAGGAATTTTCCGTCTTACGTTCTTCTCGATTCCGGGCATGATCATTGTGGCGTTCATTTTCCCACTTAGTTTCTCAACGTCTGTATATGCGTGGTTATTCTTTATTGTATCGATCATGTTTAGTTTCATCATTAATACACAAATTAATTTGTTTACGGGTATGTTAACGTTCTTCTTCTTCAATAATGATGGGTTAATTCGTGCTAAGAGGGTTGTGATTGATTTGTTTTCAGGGTTACTCTTACCGATTAGCTTCTATCCACTTTGGGCACAAGATGTGATGAAGTTCTTCCCGTTTCAAGCAATCAGTTATATTCCGAGTATGATTTTTACAGAGGGATTCACTGGTAGTGCCGTTACAGAAGCGATTATGTTCCAAATGATTTGGTCAATCGTATTACTTCTACCAATCTGGTTCGTATGGACGTTAGCGAAGAAAAGGTTAGTTATTCAAGGGGGTTAG
- a CDS encoding ABC transporter ATP-binding protein: protein MKNVIEVDQLRKEFKSYSSRSGLKGAFRDLFTRNYKTLTAVNDISFQVKQGEMVGYIGENGAGKSTTIKMLTGILQPTDGIVRVNGMDPHKEREQFTRTIGVVFGQRSQLWWDIAVQESFRLLKKVYKVSDEDYANHMEHVIESLDIGPLLDKPVRKLSLGQRMRCELAAALIHNPPLLFLDEPTIGLDVLVKLKIRRFLKEMNEKYQTTILLTTHDLSDIEALCERVVMLDEGKIIYDGKLNDLRSNWGEGKQLQFQFTEQVSRDNLEAVSNDLNVSWQQGERENVWLANVSAEDTVISGLIGRVVAAYKINDVKINEISTEEIVRNIYEEGAVRG from the coding sequence TTGAAAAACGTCATCGAGGTTGACCAATTAAGAAAAGAATTTAAATCTTACTCAAGTCGTTCCGGGTTAAAGGGTGCATTTAGAGACCTTTTTACACGAAATTATAAAACATTAACCGCTGTAAATGATATTTCTTTCCAAGTTAAACAGGGTGAGATGGTTGGATATATTGGTGAAAATGGAGCGGGGAAGTCTACGACCATTAAGATGTTAACAGGTATTCTTCAACCAACAGATGGTATTGTTCGCGTCAATGGTATGGATCCACATAAAGAACGTGAGCAATTCACGAGAACAATAGGAGTTGTATTTGGTCAGCGTTCTCAGCTATGGTGGGATATCGCTGTTCAAGAATCATTTCGATTATTAAAGAAAGTGTATAAGGTATCAGATGAAGACTATGCAAATCATATGGAGCATGTCATTGAGTCACTTGATATAGGACCACTTTTGGATAAACCAGTACGAAAACTTTCACTTGGACAACGTATGCGTTGTGAGCTTGCCGCAGCACTTATTCATAATCCACCATTATTATTTTTGGACGAGCCTACAATTGGTTTGGATGTGTTAGTGAAATTAAAGATTCGCCGTTTTTTAAAAGAAATGAATGAAAAATATCAAACGACAATTTTGCTTACAACACATGATTTATCTGATATTGAAGCGTTATGTGAACGTGTTGTTATGTTAGATGAGGGAAAAATCATTTATGATGGAAAATTGAATGACTTACGCTCGAATTGGGGTGAAGGAAAGCAACTTCAATTCCAATTCACAGAGCAAGTTAGTCGTGACAACCTTGAAGCTGTTTCAAATGACTTGAATGTTAGTTGGCAGCAAGGTGAACGTGAAAATGTTTGGCTTGCTAATGTAAGTGCTGAAGATACAGTGATCTCAGGTTTAATTGGGCGAGTAGTCGCTGCTTATAAAATCAATGATGTGAAAATTAATGAAATATCAACAGAAGAGATTGTGCGTAATATCTATGAAGAGGGTGCTGTTCGTGGGTAA